In one window of Microbacterium dextranolyticum DNA:
- a CDS encoding SCO6880 family protein, with the protein MTDSTEYARPVRLPRRSRQGVVMGMDPWQLTFITAAAVALLIFVNRFGPLGLLYGAPIYLAFGITALTTIRGMSTPRMAGLWLMKQVRHATGATTEKFRPERPRLTGTLNLPGTRASIQLWDVNNVAATYNPQDRSVSVIAELEVQGFLMHDLPERFDLAEQFDRVLGPFTQRPGVKRVTLQERTLPTTIRAAREHYDTVRRVQNLSSDSPVAHNYQDVMDLSERFEVAHRNYIVLTLDLVVLGGQLKALGGGKEAIVTLAQIEAGNLADALTSAKITVRRWLSPRDVAALGRLAFDPEFASTVQNRPEAVAGVDPVAIGPMYLEEPKGRNGIVVTDSGVHTTMWVHEWPRSDSPVGFLSPVVFARHPHTGEAITHIFSIVLTPVPVGKALKRIREEKKVWRGNESLRAKRGADGSAADAADWRALEQREQEIARGHGEFQYGAYLTVTAPDEERLDQAIAGMRNALSRAGMEAQVLYCQQAEALMVNALPIGMGMK; encoded by the coding sequence ATGACCGATTCCACCGAGTACGCGCGTCCCGTTCGCCTGCCGCGACGCTCGCGACAGGGCGTCGTCATGGGCATGGATCCGTGGCAGCTCACGTTCATCACGGCGGCCGCAGTCGCGCTGCTCATCTTCGTGAACCGCTTCGGCCCGCTGGGGCTCCTCTACGGCGCGCCGATCTACCTCGCGTTCGGCATCACCGCACTGACGACGATCCGCGGGATGTCGACGCCGAGGATGGCGGGACTGTGGCTCATGAAGCAGGTCCGCCACGCGACAGGCGCGACGACGGAGAAGTTCCGTCCGGAGCGACCGCGGCTGACCGGCACGCTCAACCTGCCCGGCACGCGCGCGTCGATCCAACTCTGGGACGTCAACAACGTCGCGGCGACCTACAACCCGCAGGACCGCTCGGTATCGGTGATCGCTGAGCTCGAGGTGCAGGGCTTCCTCATGCACGACCTGCCAGAGCGGTTCGACCTCGCGGAGCAGTTCGACCGCGTGCTCGGCCCGTTCACGCAGCGGCCTGGCGTCAAGCGGGTCACGCTGCAAGAGCGCACGTTGCCAACGACGATCCGCGCCGCCCGAGAGCACTACGACACCGTTCGCCGAGTCCAGAACCTGAGCTCCGACTCCCCCGTCGCGCACAATTACCAGGACGTGATGGACCTGTCCGAACGGTTCGAGGTCGCGCACCGCAACTACATCGTCCTCACCCTCGACCTCGTCGTTCTCGGCGGCCAGCTCAAAGCGCTCGGCGGCGGGAAGGAGGCGATCGTCACGCTCGCGCAGATCGAAGCGGGGAATCTCGCGGACGCCCTGACGTCCGCGAAGATCACGGTCCGTCGCTGGCTCTCCCCACGAGACGTCGCCGCGCTCGGGCGGCTCGCCTTCGATCCGGAGTTCGCTTCTACTGTCCAGAACCGGCCGGAGGCCGTCGCGGGCGTCGACCCGGTGGCGATCGGGCCGATGTACCTCGAGGAACCGAAGGGGCGCAACGGCATCGTCGTCACCGATTCGGGCGTGCACACGACGATGTGGGTGCACGAGTGGCCACGGTCCGACTCACCCGTCGGGTTCCTCTCCCCCGTCGTGTTCGCGCGGCATCCGCACACCGGCGAGGCGATCACGCACATCTTCTCGATCGTCCTCACTCCGGTGCCCGTAGGGAAGGCGCTCAAGCGCATCCGCGAAGAGAAGAAGGTGTGGCGCGGCAACGAGTCGCTGCGGGCGAAGCGCGGCGCCGACGGATCGGCGGCGGATGCCGCGGACTGGCGCGCCCTCGAGCAGCGCGAGCAGGAGATCGCCCGCGGCCACGGCGAGTTCCAGTACGGCGCCTACCTCACCGTCACCGCGCCCGATGAGGAACGCCTCGACCAGGCCATCGCTGGGATGCGCAACGCGCTCTCTCGCGCGGGCATGGAGGCGCAGGTTCTCTACTGCCAGCAGGCCGAGGCGCTCATGGTCAACGCGCTGCCGATCGGGATGGGGATGAAGTGA
- a CDS encoding M23 family metallopeptidase, whose product MGAPVIAAAALNTRTGRKILIGAILVVLLGTGFLLTPLIAIPFAVSGASATANQPVSDTELPAVSGEWGYPLAGDYAKGRGFGYHPVEGCSYCKSDHRGYDMDQPCGATVFAAGPGRVTVAGAYFDYGNAVVIDHGGGVVTIYGHMQWESLRVGVGDEVSAGTPLGAEGSTGRSSGCHLHFEVRDSGVRIDPEPFMANLGLRLK is encoded by the coding sequence ATGGGAGCCCCGGTGATCGCCGCCGCAGCCCTCAACACGAGGACTGGCCGGAAGATCCTGATAGGGGCAATCCTGGTCGTCCTGCTCGGCACGGGGTTCCTCCTCACGCCGCTCATCGCTATCCCCTTCGCGGTCTCCGGCGCCAGCGCGACGGCGAACCAACCCGTGAGCGATACGGAACTTCCTGCGGTCAGCGGAGAGTGGGGCTACCCGCTCGCGGGTGACTATGCGAAGGGACGAGGGTTCGGCTATCACCCGGTTGAGGGGTGCAGCTACTGCAAGTCCGACCACCGCGGTTACGACATGGACCAGCCCTGCGGCGCGACCGTCTTCGCCGCCGGACCCGGCCGCGTGACGGTCGCCGGCGCGTACTTCGACTACGGCAACGCCGTCGTCATCGATCACGGCGGCGGCGTCGTCACCATCTACGGACACATGCAGTGGGAGTCGCTGCGCGTGGGCGTCGGCGACGAGGTGTCCGCCGGCACACCACTCGGCGCCGAGGGCTCGACGGGCCGGTCGAGCGGATGCCACCTGCATTTCGAAGTCCGCGATTCCGGCGTGCGCATCGACCCGGAGCCGTTCATGGCCAACCTCGGCCTCCGCCTGAAGTAA
- a CDS encoding winged helix-turn-helix domain-containing protein — protein MPRLAQPAGSEDAQDPIGLLGNLVKAAILRYLRSNPDVTVGPICDALDLGPTTVQPRLNELEAAGLVIADPPMVPGESRKGVWVKYSADNEAITDLYLRLGLAIGEF, from the coding sequence ATGCCTCGTCTCGCGCAACCAGCGGGCTCGGAAGATGCCCAAGATCCGATCGGCCTTCTCGGCAACCTCGTCAAGGCGGCGATCCTCCGGTACCTGCGCTCGAACCCCGACGTCACGGTCGGCCCGATCTGCGACGCGTTGGATCTCGGCCCGACGACAGTGCAACCGCGGCTGAACGAGCTCGAGGCTGCCGGCCTCGTGATCGCCGACCCCCCGATGGTGCCGGGGGAGTCGCGGAAGGGCGTCTGGGTCAAGTACAGCGCGGACAACGAGGCGATCACCGACCTATACCTGCGTCTCGGGCTGGCGATCGGGGAGTTCTGA
- a CDS encoding DUF2510 domain-containing protein: MAKRDDHADFIEVIAKVPRVGRDGAPITPDDLATGGARRDDGSLSALAYDMRMRDDDEIDEVVAPSYVSTGNERLQAESETVSLGGALAGLALIGLTIGALSVAGSVQEKRRRRRDHRRLPSRVEPIAAPPGWYELDDGRLRWWDGSDWTEHFQPAPRSEDAPAGWYDDGSGRQRWWDGIAWTQHFQPARALTSGAPQAGGQSFVESTSQAMDVSNDVPRIAMSSAEWQERMRAMLLARAISEQQWRLLSRARIEDAGDELLGWQQHLASLTPQQFSDQLNNALEADPGFAQAALETARAGWYDDGSGQERWWTGSEWTDEYRAERLAVRSTTNPSAAPGMYDDGSGRARWWNGQSWV, encoded by the coding sequence ATGGCAAAGCGCGACGACCATGCGGATTTCATCGAGGTCATCGCGAAGGTGCCACGTGTCGGTAGGGACGGGGCTCCGATCACGCCAGACGACCTCGCTACCGGTGGAGCGCGGCGCGACGATGGAAGCCTCTCAGCGTTGGCGTATGACATGCGTATGCGCGACGACGATGAAATCGACGAAGTCGTTGCTCCGTCATACGTAAGCACGGGGAACGAGCGACTCCAGGCTGAGTCCGAGACGGTTAGCCTGGGCGGCGCGCTCGCAGGGCTGGCTCTGATCGGACTGACGATCGGTGCACTGTCGGTAGCGGGCTCAGTCCAGGAGAAGAGGCGTCGCCGGCGCGACCACCGCCGGCTACCGTCGCGAGTCGAGCCCATCGCGGCCCCGCCAGGCTGGTATGAGCTAGACGATGGGCGCCTGCGGTGGTGGGACGGCTCTGACTGGACCGAGCACTTCCAGCCCGCCCCAAGAAGCGAGGACGCACCTGCAGGCTGGTATGACGATGGCTCCGGTCGTCAACGATGGTGGGACGGCATCGCATGGACTCAGCACTTCCAGCCAGCACGTGCGCTCACCTCGGGTGCTCCGCAGGCCGGCGGCCAGAGCTTTGTAGAGTCGACTTCGCAGGCGATGGACGTGAGCAACGACGTACCGCGGATCGCGATGAGCAGCGCCGAATGGCAGGAGCGAATGCGCGCCATGCTGCTCGCTCGAGCGATCAGTGAACAGCAGTGGCGGCTTCTATCGAGGGCACGCATCGAGGATGCCGGAGATGAGCTGCTTGGGTGGCAGCAGCACCTGGCATCCCTCACGCCTCAGCAGTTCTCGGATCAGTTGAACAATGCACTCGAAGCGGATCCTGGCTTCGCCCAAGCGGCGCTGGAAACCGCGCGGGCCGGGTGGTACGACGATGGTTCCGGACAGGAACGGTGGTGGACCGGTTCGGAATGGACCGACGAGTACCGGGCGGAGCGGCTCGCCGTCCGCAGCACGACGAACCCTTCGGCCGCTCCCGGGATGTACGACGATGGTTCCGGAAGGGCCCGCTGGTGGAACGGGCAGAGCTGGGTCTAA
- a CDS encoding TM2 domain-containing protein yields the protein MATVVLSYLFGMFGADRFYLGKTRSALVKLFTLGGFGYWWLIDLLITLFGGQRDAWGLRLRGYERHKKTVWIALGALFGVSLVGGLVALAATASVGESGPTPFGWILLSTAAAAAAIGGVVVLVRRRARRVPSSSARRPNSVPPSIWSYLERIAVLRAKYVTRSAGGDDVAGSVIQQLDSLTSNTSELFTRLAARSEKSQRDRARREYEDKLGKLTAALDDDYLLDVLASPRLWDDPEQRISDVRAAVAAVDAQLLANVRQVNARKGIVFTVAIDGLIGPRKAMDDWQRDFDRAARDGDSPPML from the coding sequence GTGGCGACAGTCGTCTTGTCCTATCTATTCGGCATGTTCGGCGCCGATCGCTTCTATCTGGGCAAGACCCGGTCAGCGCTGGTGAAGCTGTTCACGCTCGGCGGGTTCGGATACTGGTGGCTCATTGATCTACTGATCACTTTGTTCGGTGGCCAGCGTGACGCCTGGGGCCTACGTCTGCGTGGGTACGAACGGCACAAGAAGACCGTGTGGATTGCCCTGGGAGCATTGTTCGGGGTTTCGCTCGTCGGCGGCCTCGTCGCCCTCGCTGCGACGGCATCGGTCGGTGAATCCGGCCCTACGCCGTTTGGTTGGATTCTCCTCTCGACAGCCGCCGCCGCGGCCGCGATCGGTGGAGTAGTCGTGCTCGTCCGTCGTCGAGCTCGGCGGGTACCGTCCAGCTCGGCACGACGGCCCAACTCGGTGCCACCGAGCATCTGGTCGTATCTCGAACGAATCGCCGTGCTCCGCGCAAAATACGTCACCCGCTCGGCGGGCGGTGATGACGTTGCTGGTTCTGTGATTCAACAGCTCGACTCGCTAACATCGAACACGTCAGAGTTGTTTACTCGTCTGGCGGCGAGGTCCGAGAAGTCGCAACGAGACCGAGCCCGCCGCGAGTACGAGGACAAGCTCGGAAAGCTCACCGCGGCACTCGACGACGACTACCTCTTGGACGTCCTGGCGAGCCCGCGTTTGTGGGACGATCCCGAGCAACGCATCAGCGACGTGCGCGCCGCGGTTGCCGCCGTCGATGCTCAGCTCCTCGCCAACGTGCGCCAAGTAAACGCTCGGAAGGGAATCGTCTTCACCGTTGCGATTGACGGTCTGATCGGTCCTCGCAAGGCAATGGATGACTGGCAGCGCGATTTCGATCGCGCAGCCCGTGACGGCGATTCACCGCCGATGCTTTAG